The Musa acuminata AAA Group cultivar baxijiao unplaced genomic scaffold, Cavendish_Baxijiao_AAA HiC_scaffold_412, whole genome shotgun sequence genome contains the following window.
AATGTATATTCGGATCCAATTGTGGTCCTTTTTAGATGGTCTCCTTCCACATATCACTTCTTGCAAGATCAAATTCTTATCAAACTAAGTTAGGGGCATTTTTTACTATAGCCCTTATCAAATTAGTATTTGAACTTAAAGCGATTAGACTAGTCAAACTAAGCAAGAGCtgaatgtctctctctctctctaggaacACGCTTGGAGTCATTTTATAGGCAATTATAGGCAACACTGGTGACAGTTATCCCTATGACCATCGACGAAAAATGAGAAATAGTTAATGACCCCAGCGGAGTAGTGGTATTGTGTTCGGCATGTTCGATACCCATAACGTCTGAACATGCTGACTGTCAGTTGCTCGGTTGGTTGCACACAGCATCTGATCTGACCCTCACTTACCTATGGGTCTAAACACACGAGTGTCACTCGGATCAATCACCATGTGCTTGTGGGCCTGAGCTCCTATGGTGGCATGCTGGCGTCTGACGTGGCCATCCGCACTGGCGTCATATGACAGCACATGGTGCCGGTCATGTCATTCTCACATCATAACACTATTCGAGAAGAAACATTCTAATGTATATTAGCATGTTAGCTATATTACCTACATGTCAAACAGGTCATTCAGTAGCTTTACAATTGCATCCGTTTGGTTGCTAGGAAGCATAAATTATTTTATGGTTGCATAAAGGTATGACAGGtttgctttttttttctctctctctcacacacacataaATTTAGGGTCTTACTATATGCTACTTGAGAAGGCTCGTAAGTTATCAACTCTTAAAATAATTCTTTGTGATGACAGGAATTGATAGAGGAGTTaggtatatatatagtaggtttcGACAGAGCTGGATATGGTGAAAGTGATCCCAATCCCAGTCGTTCACTGAGGAGCGAGGCGTCAGATATCGCGGAGCTGGCAGATGCTTTGGAGCTGGGCCCCAGGTTTTACCTGATTGGGTTCTCCTTGGGTGGCCATGCTGTCTGGGCGTCCATTAAGTACATTCCAGATAGGTAACTGTGGTTTGCTAGACTACAATGTCACGGTACATAGTTCAGGGTGTGTTTGCCGCCGCCGCAGCCTTACAAATAGATGTCATTTGGGTTTTACCTCCTGCAACATCAGACTGAGCAAGCACCTGAGAATGTTGCAATTCATTTCAGGATTGCTGGAGCTGCTATGATGGCACCAGTAATAAACTACAGATGGCCTGGGTTCCCGCGGAATCTATCAGAGGAGGCTTACAGAAAGCAACAGCCTGGAGATCAGTGGGCATTGCGAGTTGCATATTATGCCCCCTGGTTGCTGCATTGGTGGATGAAACAGTCGTGGTTGCCTTCCTCCACCGTTATCAAAGGCACAACCAATCTGCCCAACCGCTTGGATGCACAAGTTCGTGAGTACGCCATGAAGAATAGTGGAATGTTCGAAGAGGTTGGTGCTACCCCAgtgtccttttttttattttttattttgacccATTTCAACTGTCCAAGGAGCTTTGTAGTATGACGCTGCAAGAACTAAATAATGCAAGCGTCACTGTGCTTGCAGAGGCGGAAACTTGCCACTCAGCAAGGCATGCTTGAGTCGTTTTACCGAGACATGATGGTGATGTTCGGGAAGTGGGAATTTGATCCGATGGATCTCTCGCAACCGCCCTTTCCAGTTCATCTATGGCATGGGGATGAAGACGGGCTCGTGCCGGTTACTCTACAGCGATACATCTGCAGCCGCCTCAGCTGGATCAACTACCATGAGCTGAAGGAAACAGGGCACTACTTGGGAGGTGTGCAGAGCTTGGTTGATGTTGTCCTCAAGACCTTGCTAGTGGTGTCGGTTTCAGCATGACCACGTATTTATCAGTTTGGAAAAAGAAGCACTCACAGGAAGCGGAATGCGTAATTCATACATGGGAGGGATAATAATTAGATCGCACATGCCCTATTTTAACAATGCATCCATTACTTATGCGAGATCACCCACCATATACAcattgttagagagagagagagagagagagagagagagagatatatatatatatatatatatatatatatatatatatatatatatatatatatatatatatatatatatatatatatatatatatatatatgcttgcatTGCGCTTTGACTATTGAATAATTAACGCCTGAactttggttgcatccacttgtgGATAAATTTATGGTTCAAATTTCTTAGACGGAGAGCATATCCGGAGAGAACTTAGTATACATTTTATTCAATCAGCTCGGATGGACGGCCGACACGGGCAGCGAGCACCTAAAGGAGCCACAATGTGTACTGTTTTCACTACGACATTAGGAGGAGTAATagtagcatttagagaaaacaagtTGTAGCCGTAAGTTGAGCCATTAGTAATAGTAGTTAGAGAAAACGTGAAAAAAAAGGAGTAAAAATTGatcttaatgtttaaaaaaaaaatgacaagCACAAAGCAATAAAAAAATACTACTACTCTTATTtaagataaatataattaataatatatatataagagcaCTTATGCTACAAGCCTGAAGCACAAAAACTCACGATATCTAAGAAATatgttatatttcatgaataattATCCTTGTCACAAGCCTCTATGGATATAATAGATGTTTGGCCACATAACAATGTACTCTTAAATGAAGTATTCAGACGTTAGCGCAAAAAAGATATTAGAATAGCTTTAGAGCGAGAAAGAGCGTTTACAAGACACCATTATCTCATATGAGTGTGCAATGTTTCCCTCCTATGTGTAAATCGTCATttccctttttatttatttattttaatgtttttgggGTCGGGGTCAGGCCATCTTATGAACAATGGATCCGCCGCGCACTGCTTTCGCCAAATTGCTTGCTTTGTCATGCGGCGGCACCTCTCCACCGGGGCCATGTCTTCCTCTGCCCCTTATTCGTCGTTCCTACCAGGTAAAAACCCTAGCTCGATCCGCCTCACGCATCAGCGGCGACTCAATGGTGTTCGTTTCTCTTTTCCCACCCGTTTCGTCGTCGTCGGTTCTTccgtacgctgccttgcctcctTCTCACCGGCCGAGCGAATCAAAATCCACAACCCTATCGTTGAGATGGATGGTGAGCCACATCCCCCTAGTGTGTGTGTGTTTGCTGCTTTTTTTAGAGGACTTAAACTGTTttcaataattaatataatttgagGATAACAAAAGCACTGGGGTGAACACTCATTGCACCATGTAGTCCTTAGTTTGTGCAGCTCCTCTGAAATGTAAAAATTGAGGATTATACTCTTTGGTTTTTAaagggaattaaaaaaaaaagaaatgtataaATTGAGGGTAAGGATGCCTCCACCAAAACCAAACAGACATGCAGAATTATTTTACTCTTTATTGTCTAGTGTGGATTTTTTAGCAAGCATTTTTGGCCAACAATGTTTTGGTGTCATTTGTTTTACATGGATTTAATATGACTCTCATTTGACTTGCAGATGAAGTTAGAGTTAAAGAGTTTAAGCTCAAATCTATGTGGAGAAGCCCAAATGGAAcaataagaaatattttaaatggTTTGTTTTATAGTGCTTGGTTTtgctatttgatattttttatatcattaatTTCATATACAAATCCACACAATTATCTTTAAAGTCAATTTTACTCCACAATATGGTCATTCTGACTTTCAAAAAACAACTTTTATCTTTTATGTTGGATATAATGCTCATCTAGGTTGCTTCTTGGAACTTTTGTTATTGGTTAGCATGATTTGTTGCATATGGTTGTCCTCTGCATCTGTTTTCTTGTATTTAAGATCTAGGGAATATACGAGGACTATTCCTTAAACATTGTTAATTTATTTGGTAGCATGAGATTACAGAGTTCTTCTCAACCATTCAACCTAAGAATCCATTCAAGTTTTAATTGGTACCACTACATTTCCCTTATCTTGAGTACACAAGGAGTGCCCTTAAACTTTAACTTAAATTTTTAGGTACTACTAGttcaacttgatctatgatggctAATTTTGATTGATTGAATGATTTAGGATCATCTTGGTCAATGATCCTGGTTCATCTCCAGctattttttgcttattataataTAAATGTTTGATTCaattacaacaataacaacaacaatagtaACAAAGCCAAAAGTCTTAACTATTTGGATTGACTACATAGGTCTTTTGCCGTCATTGAGATTTGTGAAAGGCCATATGTTTAGTTATGTTtaaagtacttaaatctttagtTATAATTTCTATTAGTTGTTTTAGGTTTTCCTCTATCTCTTCttgtaccactaacattaattaaaGTTTAATTACAGATTTTAGATGGGTTTAGTGTGCAATCAAGCACAACTGTTTAGTGCCAAAGTGCTGGAAGACAATCAggcttgaaatcaattgatatcgATCCAAATTCTATCGCTCGGTTCGGGTTAAGCCCAGTCTCGATAACGGTGGAAAATAGACATAAGaatcaattgatttcaagcccgactcgacgatgccgattgtaagcgggccaaaccaaaaaggatagtgcaccc
Protein-coding sequences here:
- the LOC103970982 gene encoding uncharacterized protein LOC103970982, with amino-acid sequence MATASELDNKHRSSLGGAAKLAMAAAFLVGLASWYYAVEIRPPPPTPCGSEDGPPVTAPRIRLRDGRFLAYSETGVPRERAAYKIVHCHGFGSSRLDSPRASPELIEELGIYIVGFDRAGYGESDPNPSRSLRSEASDIAELADALELGPRFYLIGFSLGGHAVWASIKYIPDRIAGAAMMAPVINYRWPGFPRNLSEEAYRKQQPGDQWALRVAYYAPWLLHWWMKQSWLPSSTVIKGTTNLPNRLDAQVREYAMKNSGMFEERRKLATQQGMLESFYRDMMVMFGKWEFDPMDLSQPPFPVHLWHGDEDGLVPVTLQRYICSRLSWINYHELKETGHYLGGVQSLVDVVLKTLLVVSVSA